Genomic window (Streptomyces yatensis):
ATCGTGCAGGAGAGTACGAGCGGTGACGTCCCGGACCGTGCCGATGACGTCCCATCCCCTCTCCAAGAGTTCGGCCGCCATCGCGTGTCCGAGACCCCGCGACGCCCCGACGATGAGAGCGGTTGGCGGGTGCCGGTCCGCGTCAGTTGACGACATTCCGTGTCATCCCCTTATTTTCCCGTGCTTCGAGTTGCGGAGTGCCGACTGCCACGAGCGGCACCCCTGATGCGCCGCAAGCCTTGCCGCTCCATGGCACTCGGGGCACGTCCGGGGCACGGATTTGTACGATCGCCCTCATGACAGGAGCTCTGATGGCCGAATCCGCCGCTGTGCGGCCCGATGATGTGCGGGTCATGCGCGCACTCCAGGTGGCTCCGCGGGCCTCGTTCGCCTCGATCGCGGCGGTGCTCGGCCTCTCCGAGGGGGCCGTCGGCCGCCGCTATCGCCGGTTGCTCGCCGATGGCGTCATCCGCGTAGCCGGTGTCGTCGATCCGGGGGCGCTGGGACAGAGCAGATGGCTGGTGCGACTGCGGTGCCGCCCCGGCAGTGTCACGGCGATCGCCGACGCGCTCGCGCAGCGCGACGATGTCAGCTGGGTGGCGCTCGGCGCCGCGGGCTCCGAAATCACCTGCGCGGTACGGTCGCGGACGCGGGAACAGCGCGAGGACCTCCTCGGCCGGCGACTTCCGCGCACCGCAGCCGTCGTCGACATCAACGCGTCCGCGATACTGCGTCAGTTCGTCGGAGGCCGTGGCCACTACTGGGCCGCGCTACGGGGCACGCTGACGCCACAGCAGGAGTCGACGCTCGGGAGCGACGGCGTCCCCTTCACCGAATCCCCGGTGGTCCCTCGCGTTCCGGTGCACCTCGGACCCGAGGATGAGAAGATGCTCGACCTTCTGGCCGCGGACGGTCGCGCCGGCCTCGTCGATCTCGGCGCGGCGGCGAACCTCACGCCCGGGCGCGCGTCACGCCGTCTGCAGGCCTTGCTCCGGCGCCGGGTCGTCCACATCGATGTCGAGATCGCCCCGGCCGCACTGGGCTATCACGCTCGGGCGAACCTTTGGCTCCGCGCGCACCCGACGGCGGTCAAGGACATCGGACGCACCCTCGCGCGGGAACCCCGCATAGCCTTCGCCGCGGCCGTCTCCGGGCCCTACAACCTCCAGGCCGTCGCGCACTGCCGCGACCTCGACGAACTGTTCGAGTACACCTCGGACCGCATCGGGTCGCTGCCCGGCCTCCAGAGCATGGAGGTCTCTCCTGTGCTGCGGCAGATCAAGCAGGCAGGCACGCTCGTGTCCGGCGAGCGTCTCGTCCCACCGCACAGGGCTCGGGCACGGCGCTGAGGGCGCGGGCCCGGCGAGCCGGGCGACGGCTCTGTCATGCGACGACCGATTGCGGGTGGAGCAGGAGCAGGGCGATGTCATCGCTGTGGGGATCGGTGTGCGGATCGTGGTGGATGAGGGTGTCGGCGAGGGTGTCCATGGGCTGGCCTCCGGCCTGGGTGAGCTGGTCGGCGAGCTGGGCGGTCGCGTCGTCGAGATCGATGTCGGGACTCTCGACGAGGCCGTCGGTGTAGAGGGCCAGCACGGCGCCGGGCGGCAGTGGGATCTCCGTGGCCGGGTAGTCGGCGCCGGGATCGATGCCCAGCAGCAGGCCGGGTGGCAGGTCGAGGACCTCGGTGTGTCCGTCGGGGTGCCGCAGGAGCGGGGGCGGGTGGCCGGCCGTGGCCAGGTGGGCAACGTGGCGTGCCAGGTCGATATGGGCGTAGAGGCAACTGGTGAACAGGCCCGGGTCGAGATCGGTGAGCAGGCGGTTGGTGCGGGCGAGGACTTCCCCGGGATGCGCCCCGGCGGTGGCGTGGACGGCGGTGCGGACCTGTCCCATGAGGGCGGCGGCGTTCACGCTGTGGCCTTGGACGTCGCCGATGGCCGCGGCGATGGTGGTGGCGTCGCAGCGGATGAGGTCGTAGAAGTCGCCGCCGATGTCCATGCCGCGCGCCGTGGGCAGATAGCGGGCCGCCACCTCCAGCCCGGGCACGGTCGGAAGGGCGGCGGGGAGCAGGCCGCTCTGGAGACCGAGGGCGAGCTGGTGTTCGGCGTCATAGAGCCGGGCGCGGTCCAGGGCCTGGGCGATCAGTCCGGCCAGAGAGGTCAGGACGGCGCGTTCGTCGGGGGTGAAGTCGTGGGGCCGGTCGTAGGAGACCACGCAGCAGCCGACCGGGCGACCGGAGGCCAGCAGCGGCAGGAACGCCCAGGCCGCCCTCTTGGTCAGCCGTGGGATGTGGGGAGCGAGCCGGTTCATCTCGTGCGGGGACGCGAAGAACAGGGGCGCTCCCGTGCTCACGGCGCGCACGCTGGGGGCCGTGTCGTCCCGGAACGCGGGGGTGTCGAGGCGGTTGAGAACATCGGGTGGGTAGCCACGCTGGCCGACGATGTGCAGCCGGTCGCCCTCTGCCACGGACAGGACGAAGCCCTGGGCGCCGAAGGCGGGCAGGATCAGGTCGGCGGTCAGCTCGACCACGTCCTGAACGCCGACGGCCTCGGTGAGCGCGCCGGCCAGGTGCATCAGGTCGTACAGCCTGCCGGAGCGGGTCGGTGTGGCGATGTCCGCCCCGCGCTCCGGGCGGTCGATCGGGGCGGTGTCGTCGGTGGGGGAGATGCGCACACTGACACCGGAGGCATCCGGGCAGAGCTGGAAGGACAGCCAGCGGTCCGGCGGGCGCAGGACGGTGAAGGACGTGGGCCTGCGGCCGAGCACCGCGGCCCGGTAGCGGTCGTCGAAGACCGGGTCGTCCAGCCATGGCAGCGCCTCCCACAGCGGTGCGCCGAGCAGATCCGGAACGCTGCCACCGACCAGATCGGCGGCGGTGGCGCTGATGAAGGTGATCCGGCCCGCCACGTCCAGCGCGCAACAGCCCTCCGGAAGGCGGCCGGCGAAGTCCACCGCGGCCTGTGCCTGGAGGGGCCCGGCGGTCCAGGCGCGCGGCGGGGCCGCCACATGCGGCTCTTCGGGCGCTATCGGGTGCCCGTCCGCGGCGGCATGCCGCAGGAAGGCCGCCACCCGGTCGCAGGTGGAGCCGATCACGGCGCGCTCACGGGCGCTCAGGTGCGGCCGGTGCGGACCGGGCCACAGCAGCACCAGTCCGCCCCAAGCGGTGGCGCCGGATGTGATCGGTGCGGCGGCGAGCGCCACCGGGTAGGGCCATACCAGCGCTGCCCTCGGATAGCGGCGCGCCAGCTCCGCCTGGCTGACGAGCCACACCAGGCGCCGCTCACGCACCGCGTCCGCCAACGGGCCCGAAGCCGGAAGCCGCAACCGTTCCCAGAGCTCGGCGATCTTCGGCGGCACCCCGGTCATCATGGCCAGCCGCAGCACCTGTCCGCCCGGTGGCAGCAGATACACCAGCCCCATGGACGCGCCTGATTCCCGTACCACCGTGCACAGCAACGCATCCAGCAGCTCCATACCGGAGCCGGCGGCAGGCGGGGCATCGTCCCGTGGCCCCTGCTCCTCCTCCGCCACGTGCCGCACCCGCCCGAAGCGGCGCCTGGCCGCCTCGGCGCTGATCCCGAAGGCGGCACCGATCCGCGTCCAGCCGACCCCGGCCTGCCGATCGGCCAGCACCGCATACCGCACCAACCGCTCGGCCAGCCCGGGAACCTCCGCCACCGCGGCACAGTGAGAGCCCACCGTGGCTTCCCGCGCCGGGGACAGCTCGCCCGCCTGCCGCGCCGCCGACTGAACCCGGTCCAGCAGCTCCGTGCCCGCGAGCACCATCGCCTGCCGCGTCTCGGCCGCCGCCGGCCATCGAGACCGCGCCCGCCAGGCCGCCTGCCGGTGTGCCGGACTGCAATACCGCCGGTTGCGGCCGGCCTGATCCGGTAGCGGCGCATCGCACCAACCGCACCGAACATCACCCATATGCACACGTTACGCCCGTCAGGGGTGACGGCGCTGTCGGTACGCACATGCCCTCTGTCGGTGGCTGTCGGTCGCGCTGTCGGTGGCGTGTCGGCGGAGTCCGGAACCGTTCGGGACATCCTGCCGGATGCCCATTCGGCGGGCGTCCGACGGCAAGGAACCACCATGACCACTGACGTCACGATCATCGGTGCCGGACTCGGCGGCCTGACACTCGCCCGCGTCCTGCACCTCAACGGCATCCCGGCCACGGTCTACGAGGCGGAGGCCTCTTCGATGGCGCGTGCGCAGGGCGGGATGCTCGACATCCACGAGGACAGCGGCCAGCCCGCACTGCGGACGGCCGGCCTGATGGACGAGTTCCGTGGCATCGTCCTGGAGGGCCGCCAGGCGATACGGGTTCTCGACCCGGCCGGGACCGTCCTCCTCGACAAGGCCGACGACGGTGCGGGTGGCAACCCCGAAGTGCTGCGCGGCGAGCTGCGGCAGCTGCTCCTCGACTCGCTCCCGGCCGGCACCGTCCGGTGGGGCCACAAGGTCAGCGGTGCCCGTGCCCTCGGCGCGGGACGCCACGAGGTGGCCTTCGCCGACGGCACCACCGTCACCACCGGCCTGCTGGTCGGCGCCGACGGCGCGTGGTCCCGAGTCCGGCCACTGCTCTCCGGTGCGGCACCCGAGTACATCGGCATGTCGTACGTCGAGACCTCCCTGTTCGACGCCGACACCCGGCACCCGGCCGGCGCGAAAGCGGTCGGCAGCGGGTCGCTGTTCGCGCTCGCGCCGGGCAAGGGATTCCTGGCTCACCGGGAGAGGGCCGGCACGCTGCACTCCTACGTGATGCTGGCCCGGCCGCGGGACTGGTTCGCGGACATCGACTTCACCGATGCCGCCGCGGCCACCGCACGGATCGCGCGGGAATTCGACGGCTGGGCACCGGAACTCATCGCGCTGATCGCCGACGGTGACACCGCGCCGGTCCTGCGGTCCCTCCACGCCCTGCCCGTCGAGCACCGGTGGGAGCGGCGGCCGGGGGTGACCCTGCTCGGCGACGCCGCCCACCTCTCGCTCCCGAACGGCGAGGGCGCCAACCTGGCCATGTACGACGGCGCCGAACTCGGCAAGGCCCTCGCCGCGCACCCCGAGGACACCGAGGCCGCGCTCACCGCGTACGAAGGGGCCATGTTCCCCCGCAGCGCCGCGGCCGCCGCCGAGGGAGTCCAGGTCCACGAGATGTTCTACGGAGCAGGCGCACCCCACAGCCTGATCACCATGATGACCGGCCACGAGCACACCCGGTGAGACACCGGCCCAGGGCACCCGGAGTGGCCGCGTCCGGCCCCGGTCAGGGCTGTTGCAGGCGGGTGCGCAGAAGGCAGAACACGTTGCCTTCCGGGTCGGCCAGGACGTGCCAGTTCTCGGTGCCGGTCTGGCCGACGTCCGCGGGCCTGGCGCCGAGGGCGAGCAGCCGCTCCAGTTCGGCGTCCTGGTCGCGGTCGGTGGCGTTGACGTCGATGTGCAGCGGGAGCTTCCCGGTCCGCGGGTCGCTGCTGGGGCTGAGCACGAGGGTGGGCTGCAGACCGCCGAAACCGGTGTCGGGCGGCCCGATCGCGATGCTTCCGTCGTCCTCCCGGCCGAGCTCCACGTAGCCGAGGACCTCGCTCCAGAATGCGGCGAGCCGCTCGGCGTCGGCGCAGTCGAGGACCAGTTCACTGATGCGGCATGCCATGCCCGTCAGTGTACGGAGACAGCCCGAGAGCCGGCCGACAGCGCTTCGCCCCGCCACCGGACGGCGACGGGGCGAGGTTCCAGGAGGCGGTCAGACGCGGTCGGCCGCGATCAGGAGGTACTGGAAGGAGCCGTCCTTGTAGGAGTTGATGAACGCCTCCTCAATGCCGGTGACCAGCGAGGACGTGGCCCGCAGCTCCCAGTACGGCAGGGTCGCGGCGGTCAGGTCGACGACGGCCTGCGGTACGAGGCGATTGTCGGCCATGGCGCGCAGATACTCCCGGCGGGAGTGGATGTTGCACTCGAAGTGCGCGTTGATCTGGGAGACCCACTTCGAGGGCTGGCCATAACGGGGGTTCCAGCAGCCGGTGATGGTCACATAGCGACCGCCGACCTCGAGGATGCGGGAGTGTTCGGCGAAGAGGTCGTGCAGGTCGACGTACATGCTCGACTCGTTGTTCCACGAGGCCGCGGTCTGCCCGGTCTCGAAGGGCGTACCGAGCATATTGCAGACGCGGGCGTGGACGTGGTCCTCGATGCCGAGCTCGTGGGCACGCCGGTTGGCGAAGTCCGCCTGCTTGGCCGACAGAGTGACGCCCTCGACCTTGCACCCGAAACGCTGGTGGGCCATGACCATCGAACCGCCACGGCCGCAGCCGGCGTCCACGAGCGTGTCGTCGCGCTCCAAGGGGCCGAGGTGGTCCAGGAGGAGTTCGGCCTGTGCCGATTCAAGCCGGTGGAGTTCGGCGATCAGCCTCTTCTCGTACGCACTGTCGCCGGTGTCGCCGAGGGCGGTGCGGTCGACGGCGCCGATGCCGTAGTGGTGGTGGTACAGGCCGTCGACATCGCCGAGACGCAGATTCACCGGCCTGGCCTCGCGGTCCCAGTAGCGGGCGATGTCCCCCTGGTAGGGCGTCACCGGGGCGGGGATGAACACGGAGGCGGCGCTGGTGGAGACGGCGGCGTCGGTGGAGAGGTCGGTGCTGGTCACAGATAAGTCCATTCTTCTCACCAGAAGTCGGGCAGGCTGTAGCGATAGGTGTTGGTCCGGTGCCAGTAGTGGTTGCCGTCGACCCACGCGGCCACGCCCCGCAGAAAGCGCTGCACGCTCGGGACGGGGCAGGCCGCGGCCAGGTCCGCGGCGGCGGCTTCGAAGTCGTGCATGAGGTCGTTGTGGACCTCGACCGACTTCAGATAGGCCTCGCGGTCGGAGATGCCCTCACGGTCGGCGATCACCACGGGCAGGTTCAGGTGGTGCCCGGGGGAGGCGAGTTCCTTGGTGTACGAGTACAGGTCGTTCACGATGGTGGTGGCGTTCCCGGCGAGCGCGATGACGCGCTGCATGGCGGGCGTGGCGTGCAGGTCCGCCGGCAGCTCGTAGCCGCCGACGGTGTCCGTGATGGTGGGGCAGGGGCGGAAGTTGTTGAACTGGCGCATCGCCAGGTACTCCCACACCTCGGGCACGTGGTCCGTCTGGGCCCAGGCGGCCTCGGCGAGGTACCCCAGGTGCAGTCGGGCCATGTCATGCCGGTACCGGTCCGACTGGGAGGCGCTGGCCGCCTGGACGAAGTACTCCATGGCGGAGCGGTACGCGCGCCGGGGCGCGTCCGAGTGGAGCGACTCCGCCCACCGCGGCTGGTACTCCTTCGTCGTGTGCAAGGGGTCGAGGGCGGTGTGCGCCAGCAGCAGGCGCCCACCGAGGCCGATGGGCGATCCCCCGTGGTCCTCGCAGTAGCAGTCGTCCACCGCGTTCTCGGCGACCATCAGGCGCGTGGCGAGCATCAGGTGGTCGACGGTGGGAGCGTCCGGATGGCAGGCGACCATATAGCGCCCCACGGAGAAGCCGTCGAACTGGTCCTCCCAGTCCTCCGGGTACAGATCGACCTCGTCCAGCGCCCAGGCCTTGATCCTGCGGCTGACCTCCTCCACCCGTACCGGGTCGGGCTCCGGCACCGGATGGTGGTAGAGGCCCGGGACCGGGGTGCCTTCGGCCGGAGCCATCGGCGGCTCCACGGGCTCCACCGGCACTACCTGCGCCGACGCGCTCTCGCACCGGGCCAGGTGCAGGCCCACGGTGCCCAGGCCACTGGGGCCACGCGGGATCCGGCCCAGGCCGGCGCCCGGCGTTGGCACCTCGGCGGCAGGAACGTCGGCGGGAGGTGCGTCGGCGGGAGGTGCGTCGGAGGGAGGGGAGTCGGTGGCGGGAACGTCGGTGGCAGGGACGTCGGCCGGCGGCGGTGCGGGCAAGGACGGCGCGGGGGATCCGCCGCCGCCAAAGGCGGCCCTGATGTCGCGGGCGCGGGCCGCGGCCTCAGCGAGGACAAACGCCCCGGAGGGGGAAGCGGCCGCGGGCGGACTCGGCCGTGGAGGGGAAGGCTCGGGCGCGGGCATCCATGGCTCCTCGATGGGGTGGGTGGCTGTCCCGGATCTCGGACACGCTCGGCCGGCTCGGAGCGCCGGGCTCCCGTAGCCGCCGGGCAGGGCAGGACCGCTAGTCGCGGCTGCGGGCGATCTGCACGTTCTCCAACACACCGAGCGCATCCGGCACCAGGATGGCGGCGGAGTAGTACGTACTGACGAGGTAGGAGATGATCGCCTTCTCGTCGATGCCCATGAAGCGCACCGACAGCCCCGGTTCGTACTCTTCCGGCAGACCCGTCCGACGCAGCCCGATGACGCCCTGGTTGTCCTCGCCGGTGCGCATGACGAGGACCGAGCTGGTGTTCTCCTTCGTGATGGGAATCTTGTTGCAGGGCAGGATCGGGACGCCGCGCCAGGCCGGGACCTGCTGCCCGCCGAGGTCGACATGGGTCGGGTAGAGCCCACGGGCGTTGAACTCCCGCCCGATCGCCGCGATCGTCCGGGGGTGGGCGAGGAAGAACTTGGAGCCGCGGCGGCGGCACAGCAGCTCGTCCAGGTCATCGGGGGTGGGCGGGCCCGAGTGGGGCTGGATGCGCTGCTTGAAGTCGGCGTTGTGGAGCAGACCGAACTCCCGGTTGTTGATCAGCTCGTGCTCCTGGCGCTCACGCAGCGCCTCGATGGTGAGCCTGAGCTGCTCCTCGGTCTGGTCCATCGGCTCGTTGTAGAGGTCGGCGACCCGCGTATGGATCCGCAGAATGGTCTGCGCGACGGAGAGTTCGTACTCGCGCGGCTTCAGCTCGTAGTCGACGAACGTACCGGGCAGCGCGGGTTCGCCGGTGTGACCGGCCGCCATGGCGATCTCGGCCTCGCCGCGATGGTTCTGTGCCTGGCCGCGGAGTGAACTGAACTCCCGGATGTGGGCCTGGAGACTGGGCGCCGAGGACAGCACGGCGGCGAAGTCGGCGCGGGAGAGGGTGAGCAGGGTGCCGGAGGTCTCGGCGGTGGCGGTGTAGTCCCACCGGGCATCCTCGTTCAGCAGAGCGCCCTCGCCGAACCGGTCGCCATCGGCCAGTACGGCCACGGCGGTCTCATCGCCGTACGGACCGACGGAGGTCTGGCTGATGCGGCCGTGGGCGATCAGATGGAACTCCTCGGCGGGCCTCCCGCGCTCCACCAGCGTTTCGCCCGCACGGAAGTCGTGCTGGACGCACCGGTCGGCGATGGCGGTCAGCACCTCCACGTCCTCGAAGCCGCGCAGCAGGGCCAGTTCGCCGAGTTCGCGGGGGATCACCCGGACGTCGGCACCGTCCTGGACGAACTCGATGCGCCCGTCGCCGACGGTGTAGCTCAGCCGGCGGTTCACCCGGTAGGTGCCGCCCTTGACCTCCACCCAGGGGAGCGTCCGCAGCAGCCAGCGCGAGGTGATCCCCTGCATCTGCGGGGCGGACTTGGTCGTGGTGGCGAGATTGCGGGCGGCCGCCGTGCTCAGGCTGGACTGCCGTGGCGGCTCCAGAGGTGCTTCCGAGCTGGTACCAACAGTCATCGGGCGGGCTCTCCTTCGTGAGGGCGATGGCTGGCGTGCGTGCGTGTCACCGGCAAAGAGGAAAGGAGGGGGCAAACATCCGGGAATCCGTCCAGACCCGGGGAACAGTAGCGGCCGGTGCACCCATTCGGCCTCGGAGAGCCGCTGGCATTAACTCGATAAGATGATCGTGCCCGGCCTGGGGTTTGCCCCGGTCGCCGCCGGTATTCGGACGCGATCACGGCACATGGGTGTCGAGGCGGGCGTGCGCGTCGGTACGGGATGCGACGCCATCGTGCGGGATCCTGCCCCCGCCTTCTCCCGGCACCGGCAACCAGTCCACTCGGTCGTGACTGGCTGTTTTCCACCGGGCCGGCAGCCGCTGGGATGGGGCTTCCATGGGCACGCGGGCCGCCCGAGGACCGCTTCCGCCGCTTCCGCCACTGTGAAAGGCCCTTGATGACGACGCCTCGCGCACGCTCGTTCATGCAGGT
Coding sequences:
- a CDS encoding Lrp/AsnC family transcriptional regulator — its product is MTGALMAESAAVRPDDVRVMRALQVAPRASFASIAAVLGLSEGAVGRRYRRLLADGVIRVAGVVDPGALGQSRWLVRLRCRPGSVTAIADALAQRDDVSWVALGAAGSEITCAVRSRTREQREDLLGRRLPRTAAVVDINASAILRQFVGGRGHYWAALRGTLTPQQESTLGSDGVPFTESPVVPRVPVHLGPEDEKMLDLLAADGRAGLVDLGAAANLTPGRASRRLQALLRRRVVHIDVEIAPAALGYHARANLWLRAHPTAVKDIGRTLAREPRIAFAAAVSGPYNLQAVAHCRDLDELFEYTSDRIGSLPGLQSMEVSPVLRQIKQAGTLVSGERLVPPHRARARR
- a CDS encoding SpoIIE family protein phosphatase → MVLAGTELLDRVQSAARQAGELSPAREATVGSHCAAVAEVPGLAERLVRYAVLADRQAGVGWTRIGAAFGISAEAARRRFGRVRHVAEEEQGPRDDAPPAAGSGMELLDALLCTVVRESGASMGLVYLLPPGGQVLRLAMMTGVPPKIAELWERLRLPASGPLADAVRERRLVWLVSQAELARRYPRAALVWPYPVALAAAPITSGATAWGGLVLLWPGPHRPHLSARERAVIGSTCDRVAAFLRHAAADGHPIAPEEPHVAAPPRAWTAGPLQAQAAVDFAGRLPEGCCALDVAGRITFISATAADLVGGSVPDLLGAPLWEALPWLDDPVFDDRYRAAVLGRRPTSFTVLRPPDRWLSFQLCPDASGVSVRISPTDDTAPIDRPERGADIATPTRSGRLYDLMHLAGALTEAVGVQDVVELTADLILPAFGAQGFVLSVAEGDRLHIVGQRGYPPDVLNRLDTPAFRDDTAPSVRAVSTGAPLFFASPHEMNRLAPHIPRLTKRAAWAFLPLLASGRPVGCCVVSYDRPHDFTPDERAVLTSLAGLIAQALDRARLYDAEHQLALGLQSGLLPAALPTVPGLEVAARYLPTARGMDIGGDFYDLIRCDATTIAAAIGDVQGHSVNAAALMGQVRTAVHATAGAHPGEVLARTNRLLTDLDPGLFTSCLYAHIDLARHVAHLATAGHPPPLLRHPDGHTEVLDLPPGLLLGIDPGADYPATEIPLPPGAVLALYTDGLVESPDIDLDDATAQLADQLTQAGGQPMDTLADTLIHHDPHTDPHSDDIALLLLHPQSVVA
- a CDS encoding FAD-dependent oxidoreductase produces the protein MTTDVTIIGAGLGGLTLARVLHLNGIPATVYEAEASSMARAQGGMLDIHEDSGQPALRTAGLMDEFRGIVLEGRQAIRVLDPAGTVLLDKADDGAGGNPEVLRGELRQLLLDSLPAGTVRWGHKVSGARALGAGRHEVAFADGTTVTTGLLVGADGAWSRVRPLLSGAAPEYIGMSYVETSLFDADTRHPAGAKAVGSGSLFALAPGKGFLAHRERAGTLHSYVMLARPRDWFADIDFTDAAAATARIAREFDGWAPELIALIADGDTAPVLRSLHALPVEHRWERRPGVTLLGDAAHLSLPNGEGANLAMYDGAELGKALAAHPEDTEAALTAYEGAMFPRSAAAAAEGVQVHEMFYGAGAPHSLITMMTGHEHTR
- a CDS encoding VOC family protein: MACRISELVLDCADAERLAAFWSEVLGYVELGREDDGSIAIGPPDTGFGGLQPTLVLSPSSDPRTGKLPLHIDVNATDRDQDAELERLLALGARPADVGQTGTENWHVLADPEGNVFCLLRTRLQQP
- a CDS encoding geranyl diphosphate 2-C-methyltransferase, whose protein sequence is MDLSVTSTDLSTDAAVSTSAASVFIPAPVTPYQGDIARYWDREARPVNLRLGDVDGLYHHHYGIGAVDRTALGDTGDSAYEKRLIAELHRLESAQAELLLDHLGPLERDDTLVDAGCGRGGSMVMAHQRFGCKVEGVTLSAKQADFANRRAHELGIEDHVHARVCNMLGTPFETGQTAASWNNESSMYVDLHDLFAEHSRILEVGGRYVTITGCWNPRYGQPSKWVSQINAHFECNIHSRREYLRAMADNRLVPQAVVDLTAATLPYWELRATSSLVTGIEEAFINSYKDGSFQYLLIAADRV
- a CDS encoding family 2 encapsulin nanocompartment cargo protein terpene cyclase, whose amino-acid sequence is MPAPEPSPPRPSPPAAASPSGAFVLAEAAARARDIRAAFGGGGSPAPSLPAPPPADVPATDVPATDSPPSDAPPADAPPADVPAAEVPTPGAGLGRIPRGPSGLGTVGLHLARCESASAQVVPVEPVEPPMAPAEGTPVPGLYHHPVPEPDPVRVEEVSRRIKAWALDEVDLYPEDWEDQFDGFSVGRYMVACHPDAPTVDHLMLATRLMVAENAVDDCYCEDHGGSPIGLGGRLLLAHTALDPLHTTKEYQPRWAESLHSDAPRRAYRSAMEYFVQAASASQSDRYRHDMARLHLGYLAEAAWAQTDHVPEVWEYLAMRQFNNFRPCPTITDTVGGYELPADLHATPAMQRVIALAGNATTIVNDLYSYTKELASPGHHLNLPVVIADREGISDREAYLKSVEVHNDLMHDFEAAAADLAAACPVPSVQRFLRGVAAWVDGNHYWHRTNTYRYSLPDFW
- a CDS encoding family 2B encapsulin nanocompartment shell protein, whose amino-acid sequence is MTVGTSSEAPLEPPRQSSLSTAAARNLATTTKSAPQMQGITSRWLLRTLPWVEVKGGTYRVNRRLSYTVGDGRIEFVQDGADVRVIPRELGELALLRGFEDVEVLTAIADRCVQHDFRAGETLVERGRPAEEFHLIAHGRISQTSVGPYGDETAVAVLADGDRFGEGALLNEDARWDYTATAETSGTLLTLSRADFAAVLSSAPSLQAHIREFSSLRGQAQNHRGEAEIAMAAGHTGEPALPGTFVDYELKPREYELSVAQTILRIHTRVADLYNEPMDQTEEQLRLTIEALRERQEHELINNREFGLLHNADFKQRIQPHSGPPTPDDLDELLCRRRGSKFFLAHPRTIAAIGREFNARGLYPTHVDLGGQQVPAWRGVPILPCNKIPITKENTSSVLVMRTGEDNQGVIGLRRTGLPEEYEPGLSVRFMGIDEKAIISYLVSTYYSAAILVPDALGVLENVQIARSRD